One genomic window of Helicobacter canis includes the following:
- a CDS encoding peptidylprolyl isomerase has translation MIEWMQKHKKWLVVTIWISAIAFIGAGGFAWGVYDYSLSGNSVAKVGQISISKAEFAQAYQNEFDRRNYQQGGTLDEAQAKEMGLDEQVLRGLISNALIRNYALDLGLRVSDEEIAREISTGREYEALRTDGVFDLKKYDQFIASNGISKQYFEEQVQQQLLTQKILSLIFPQIITQAPLPITPLERESLSFGFALQDVVELSVIKGASIAIAPTQDELKSYWEEHKDSYQTPASYQVQMIVVPTKDQTYQDDELQKFYEQNYITQESKEIPESIKDQVVLAFQQQKARVEALKEYSKLQKSEQTHAKVQVITQDSTEYSQEILQALESSAKGTTLKPMPFGDDFITLKIVEKNAPKSRGFDEVRIQIQEEYIKSERLKQLHKLATARLETFNGQKIIARFPTQAEISTQRYTLGGLDFYTSMGLLQHIFDSHKSTNYAIMGENAFLFRIVSQSVSPMDSKDSYIDALVNQVKMELMTRVVFDFLEQRYKIKKFI, from the coding sequence ATGATTGAATGGATGCAAAAGCATAAAAAATGGCTTGTGGTTACAATTTGGATTAGTGCGATAGCGTTTATTGGTGCTGGTGGCTTTGCTTGGGGGGTATATGATTATTCTTTATCTGGGAATTCTGTCGCTAAAGTGGGGCAGATAAGCATTAGCAAAGCAGAGTTTGCCCAAGCATATCAAAACGAATTTGATCGGCGCAATTATCAGCAAGGCGGCACGCTAGATGAAGCGCAAGCTAAGGAAATGGGGCTTGATGAGCAAGTGCTAAGAGGTCTTATCTCTAATGCGCTTATCCGCAACTACGCGTTAGATCTGGGCTTGCGTGTAAGTGATGAAGAGATCGCTAGAGAGATTAGCACGGGGAGAGAGTATGAAGCTTTGCGCACAGATGGGGTGTTTGATCTCAAGAAGTATGATCAGTTTATCGCTTCTAATGGGATAAGCAAGCAGTATTTTGAAGAGCAAGTGCAGCAGCAGCTTCTCACACAAAAGATCTTATCACTCATATTTCCGCAAATTATCACGCAAGCTCCGCTGCCTATAACGCCCCTTGAGCGAGAGTCTTTGAGCTTTGGTTTTGCACTGCAAGATGTTGTAGAGCTTAGTGTGATCAAGGGGGCTAGCATAGCCATTGCGCCGACACAAGATGAGCTTAAAAGCTATTGGGAAGAACATAAGGATAGCTACCAAACTCCAGCAAGCTATCAAGTCCAGATGATTGTCGTGCCGACAAAGGATCAAACATATCAAGATGATGAGCTGCAAAAATTCTATGAGCAAAATTACATTACTCAAGAGAGCAAGGAGATCCCAGAATCCATAAAAGATCAAGTGGTTTTAGCCTTTCAGCAGCAAAAGGCTCGTGTAGAGGCACTTAAAGAGTATTCTAAACTTCAAAAATCAGAGCAGACACACGCCAAAGTGCAGGTGATCACGCAAGATTCTACCGAGTATAGCCAAGAGATTCTTCAGGCACTAGAATCTAGCGCAAAAGGCACGACACTTAAGCCTATGCCTTTTGGCGATGATTTTATCACTTTAAAGATTGTGGAGAAAAATGCTCCAAAGTCTCGCGGCTTTGATGAGGTGCGCATACAAATCCAAGAAGAATACATTAAAAGCGAGAGATTAAAGCAGCTTCATAAGCTAGCGACTGCTCGGCTTGAGACTTTTAATGGGCAGAAGATTATCGCGCGATTTCCTACGCAAGCAGAGATTTCTACACAGAGATATACGCTAGGTGGGCTTGATTTTTACACATCTATGGGCTTGTTGCAGCATATCTTTGATAGCCACAAAAGCACAAATTATGCTATAATGGGCGAAAACGCATTTTTGTTTAGGATTGTTTCGCAGTCGGTGTCGCCTATGGATTCTAAAGATAGCTATATAGATGCTTTAGTCAATCAGGTGAAAATGGAGTTAATGACAAGGGTTGTGTTTGATTTCTTAGAGCAACGCTACAAGATAAAGAAGTTTATTTAG
- a CDS encoding disulfide bond formation protein B: MEEKEIVKAKNFYTLMCWAGFLIILLPVGIANFVFGYMLGDSPCTLCWAQRESMIFIGVIAFFIVRYGIKGKYIAWLLIMAAFGLYQSFAHYGNHAHRDLDQGFSLQVFGVHTYFWAEVVFWAVVVLLGVMFYLAPRFGAFEQEMGEQKVRRLGGFAMGAFVISAVVIASNVFQAFVATGVPPFSGQSDPVRFSLNPKYIIWSSEGTTKIYKDFSFLGKRDVKAPDYAFAPNEKKLGITFDNESANSPFAHIDKVLHIQSMQELPITQPLNSLAYINGEFVGSSKFEVMFMDSAYRITDSFEIDPFFSATIDPIIGVIPYLNGKYILMGSNKTYLRFGKNDKADEALQFADFVRGGDRFEGQGEGLGRGRIDTVRSKFHHTGSITADSRYFYMATLPNNLDKKSFVISKYALSDRILSGEFTPKAQLKDNRNLGELYVTALAMHNGNIFALSKNYNVIVEINLVSEEVVRVLGFPSEISNARALMVDSGMVSILSYHNGKNIIYRLQ, from the coding sequence ATGGAAGAAAAAGAAATTGTAAAAGCAAAAAATTTTTACACACTTATGTGCTGGGCGGGGTTTTTGATTATCCTGCTACCTGTGGGGATTGCAAATTTTGTCTTTGGGTATATGCTTGGTGATAGTCCTTGCACGCTGTGCTGGGCGCAGAGAGAGTCGATGATTTTTATCGGTGTGATAGCCTTTTTTATCGTGCGCTATGGTATCAAGGGCAAATACATCGCTTGGCTGCTCATTATGGCGGCATTTGGCTTGTATCAAAGCTTTGCTCATTATGGTAATCACGCGCATAGGGATTTGGATCAAGGCTTTAGCTTGCAGGTATTTGGGGTGCATACATATTTCTGGGCAGAAGTGGTGTTCTGGGCGGTGGTTGTGCTGCTTGGAGTGATGTTTTATCTCGCGCCTAGGTTTGGGGCATTTGAGCAAGAGATGGGAGAGCAGAAAGTCCGCAGGCTTGGAGGCTTTGCTATGGGGGCGTTTGTCATTAGTGCGGTGGTGATTGCTTCTAATGTCTTTCAAGCATTTGTTGCCACGGGAGTGCCACCATTTAGCGGGCAGAGCGATCCTGTGCGCTTCTCACTAAATCCAAAATATATCATTTGGTCAAGTGAAGGCACAACAAAGATCTATAAAGATTTTTCTTTTTTGGGTAAGCGTGATGTCAAGGCACCTGATTATGCGTTTGCACCTAATGAAAAAAAGCTTGGCATTACATTTGATAATGAGAGTGCAAACTCGCCATTTGCTCACATTGATAAAGTGCTACATATACAATCTATGCAAGAGCTGCCCATTACGCAGCCTTTAAACTCACTTGCATATATCAATGGCGAGTTTGTCGGTAGCTCTAAATTTGAGGTGATGTTTATGGATAGTGCGTATCGCATTACAGATAGCTTTGAAATCGACCCATTTTTCTCTGCTACTATTGATCCAATCATCGGCGTGATCCCCTATCTCAACGGCAAATATATCCTTATGGGATCAAATAAAACTTATTTGCGATTTGGGAAAAATGATAAAGCAGATGAAGCCTTGCAGTTTGCGGATTTTGTGCGCGGTGGCGATAGATTTGAAGGGCAGGGTGAGGGGCTTGGGCGAGGTAGGATTGATACTGTGCGCTCTAAGTTCCACCACACCGGAAGCATTACGGCAGATTCTAGGTATTTCTATATGGCTACACTGCCTAATAATCTTGACAAAAAGAGCTTTGTCATCAGTAAATATGCCCTTAGCGATAGAATCCTATCTGGTGAATTTACACCAAAAGCACAGCTAAAGGACAATCGCAACCTAGGCGAGCTGTATGTTACTGCACTGGCAATGCACAATGGCAATATCTTTGCCCTTAGTAAAAATTACAATGTCATTGTAGAGATAAATCTCGTAAGCGAAGAGGTAGTGCGGGTGTTGGGCTTCCCTAGTGAGATTAGCAATGCTCGTGCTTTGATGGTGGATTCTGGAATGGTGAGTATCCTGTCTTATCACAATGGCAAAAATATCATCTATCGCTTGCAGTAG
- a CDS encoding dihydroneopterin aldolase has protein sequence MEFLELLLVFVAVVLLIKKPQKEQLAFRLVIASWAIMAFMFIGHKSGAFLTIMNL, from the coding sequence ATGGAGTTTTTGGAGTTACTCTTGGTGTTTGTCGCAGTGGTGTTGCTCATCAAAAAGCCGCAAAAAGAGCAGCTTGCTTTTAGGCTTGTGATCGCTTCGTGGGCAATTATGGCGTTTATGTTTATTGGGCATAAATCCGGCGCATTTTTGACAATTATGAATCTTTAG